In one Aromatoleum aromaticum EbN1 genomic region, the following are encoded:
- a CDS encoding glycosyltransferase family 2 protein — protein sequence MEPLHILLATYNGARFLPVLLDSVLAQSDPNWVLLVRDDGSSDDTVTVLHRYAAHDARIRLMADEDATLGIRRNFERLLDCAHRAGAASFALCDQDDLWYPHKLARMRAALEGAQARHGGSTPILAYADLALIDDAGRSIAESHFGRAAAPQVRHGVDTWLIAHNLIPGCAMVGNRALLDLALPFPPQVFHHDWWLILVASAAGQVISVDAALTGYRQHSANAIGAAAPMSRILDFILHFRHSLEDARAQYVRAVDQAAALVERVGVGGHRKWIAAAGVARDRLGAPVRRVRIGAILAGPVRRIGLARNVLMFSVSLFPLRRRCRERSGAPSTR from the coding sequence GTGGAACCGCTGCACATCCTGCTCGCGACATACAATGGCGCGCGTTTCCTGCCGGTACTGCTCGATAGCGTGCTGGCCCAGTCGGACCCGAACTGGGTTCTGCTCGTGCGTGACGACGGCTCGAGCGACGATACGGTGACAGTGCTGCACCGTTACGCCGCGCACGATGCACGAATTCGTCTGATGGCGGACGAGGATGCCACGCTGGGCATCCGGCGGAACTTCGAGCGACTGCTCGATTGCGCCCACCGAGCCGGGGCGGCAAGCTTCGCGCTGTGTGACCAGGACGATTTATGGTATCCGCACAAACTCGCCCGCATGCGTGCGGCACTCGAGGGCGCACAAGCGCGCCACGGCGGATCGACTCCGATACTTGCATATGCCGACCTTGCCCTGATCGACGACGCAGGTCGCTCCATCGCTGAATCACACTTCGGTCGGGCCGCTGCCCCGCAGGTGCGGCATGGCGTCGATACCTGGCTCATCGCTCACAACCTGATCCCGGGGTGCGCGATGGTGGGTAACCGTGCGCTGCTCGATCTGGCGCTGCCTTTCCCGCCGCAAGTATTCCATCACGACTGGTGGCTCATTCTCGTGGCGTCAGCGGCAGGCCAAGTCATTTCGGTGGATGCAGCACTGACCGGATATCGCCAGCATTCTGCTAACGCGATCGGCGCTGCCGCGCCGATGAGCCGGATACTCGACTTCATCCTCCATTTCCGGCACTCACTCGAAGATGCCCGCGCGCAGTATGTCCGCGCGGTGGATCAGGCCGCAGCCCTCGTCGAGCGCGTCGGCGTCGGGGGGCACCGCAAGTGGATTGCCGCTGCCGGTGTTGCCCGTGACCGGCTCGGTGCGCCGGTGCGACGCGTGCGCATTGGGGCGATCCTTGCGGGGCCGGTGCGACGGATCGGGCTGGCTCGCAACGTGCTTATGTTCTCTGTATCCTTGTTCCCTTTGCGCCGCCGATGCCGGGAGCGGTCCGGCGCTCCTTCAACCCGGTGA
- a CDS encoding type II secretion system F family protein, translating into MTEFAYRAAHGDGNMVDGRIEAASRENALRQLRSQGLTPIRLEAAAAAAVRTGAPKPATPLPSSQQRMSGPAKVASKQGRPVVHASRSLFATDRKPGHVDVFHLTGELAVMLRAGLPLDRALKVMVSMSQRPSITALLDDLLDSVKSGKGFSQALQPHQRLFGEFYINMVRSGEAGGQLGEVLSRLAEHLERTRALRESVVSALIYPAILVLVAAVSVFLMLAFVVPQFESLFNDMGEALPLPTRIIVGAGHLVADWGWLMALVVALGVAVFRRWLHTPGGRNWRDACVLSLPVLGGVVQKFEITRFARSMGTLLGNGVPIVIAIKIASDTMDNVRLREAMTGVAPAIKQGERMAEALSATGLFTPLALNMVRLGEETGRLDEMLLELARVHDGEVQSGIKRALTMLEPLLILGLGGVIAAIIVSILMGILSVNDLAV; encoded by the coding sequence ATGACTGAATTTGCCTATCGTGCTGCGCATGGCGACGGCAACATGGTGGATGGACGCATCGAGGCCGCTTCCCGGGAGAACGCCCTGCGCCAACTGCGCAGCCAAGGCTTGACGCCGATCCGGCTGGAAGCCGCGGCGGCGGCCGCAGTCAGGACCGGCGCGCCGAAGCCCGCGACACCACTCCCCTCATCGCAGCAACGGATGTCGGGGCCGGCGAAAGTCGCCAGCAAGCAGGGCAGACCGGTCGTGCATGCTTCGCGAAGCCTGTTTGCTACGGATAGAAAGCCTGGTCACGTCGATGTTTTTCACCTTACCGGAGAGCTTGCGGTCATGCTGCGCGCCGGCCTGCCGCTGGACCGGGCGCTCAAGGTGATGGTGAGCATGAGTCAGAGACCCTCGATCACCGCCCTGCTCGATGACCTGCTCGATTCGGTCAAGTCCGGCAAAGGCTTCAGCCAGGCGCTGCAGCCACACCAGAGGCTGTTTGGCGAGTTCTACATCAACATGGTGCGTTCCGGCGAGGCCGGCGGCCAGCTCGGCGAAGTGCTGAGCCGTTTGGCGGAACATCTCGAACGTACCCGGGCGCTGCGCGAGAGCGTGGTGTCGGCACTCATCTATCCCGCCATCCTGGTGCTGGTGGCCGCGGTATCGGTCTTCCTGATGCTTGCTTTTGTCGTGCCGCAGTTCGAATCGTTATTCAACGACATGGGCGAAGCTTTGCCGCTGCCGACACGGATCATCGTCGGTGCAGGCCACCTGGTTGCCGACTGGGGATGGTTGATGGCACTGGTCGTCGCGTTGGGCGTGGCCGTCTTCCGGCGCTGGTTGCACACCCCCGGTGGCCGCAACTGGCGGGATGCGTGTGTGCTCAGCCTCCCGGTGCTGGGTGGCGTGGTGCAGAAATTCGAGATCACCCGCTTTGCCCGCAGTATGGGAACTCTGCTCGGAAATGGCGTACCCATCGTCATCGCGATCAAGATCGCCTCCGACACGATGGATAATGTCCGCTTGCGTGAGGCCATGACCGGCGTTGCTCCGGCAATCAAGCAGGGCGAGCGCATGGCCGAAGCGCTCAGTGCAACCGGCCTGTTTACGCCGCTTGCGCTCAACATGGTTCGCCTGGGCGAAGAAACGGGACGGCTCGACGAGATGCTCCTCGAACTGGCCCGGGTTCACGACGGTGAAGTGCAGTCGGGAATCAAGCGTGCGCTGACGATGCTCGAACCTCTGCTCATCCTGGGGTTGGGGGGTGTTATCGCTGCCATCATCGTTTCGATCCTGATGGGTATTCTGTCGGTCAACGACCTTGCCGTGTGA
- the gspE gene encoding type II secretion system ATPase GspE, giving the protein MQVDSAADRPRLGELLVREGKLSQRDLEQALIAQQEMGDLLGRVLIRLGLLSEIDIARTLSGQLDIPLVQAGEFPEEMVVVEGLSSEYLLSQGVLPWRREADELHVVMAVPQDGFLTKALHLATGLRIRPALGLESDIQAALDRLYLEAASPDDEEDEGFVGALGSDNEFIEHLKDLASEAPVIRLVTQIIGRVIDLRASDIHIEPFEDGLHVRYRVDGVLQAAESAAPSLGAAVTSRIKLLAHLNIAERRLPQDGRIRTRVKGHELDLRVSTLPTVHGESVVMRVLDRASIRISLEDMGFAEDNLARFRDLLLRPHGILLVTGPTGSGKTTTLYAALAKLDATELKILTVEDPVEYQLAGVNQVQVQSQIGLSFAHALRSILRQDPDIIMIGEMRDTETAQIAVQSALTGHLVLSTLHTNTAVGAIVRLEDMGVERYLITSTVNGVLSQRLVRKLCEHCREAVELHDAELDKAGIARFLPEGERRVFAARGCPRCKHTGYHGRTSIHELFVMDDAAHQAVLSGADATILHNVARRAGMLTLYEDGLRKVAAGVTSMDELLRVTQDQSND; this is encoded by the coding sequence ATGCAAGTTGATTCTGCCGCCGACCGCCCCCGTCTCGGCGAGCTTCTCGTTCGTGAAGGCAAGCTCAGTCAGCGCGACCTCGAACAGGCGCTCATCGCGCAACAGGAAATGGGTGATCTGCTCGGGCGCGTACTGATTCGCCTGGGGTTGCTGTCGGAAATCGACATCGCTCGCACCCTGTCCGGGCAGCTCGATATCCCGCTCGTGCAGGCGGGGGAGTTTCCGGAAGAGATGGTCGTCGTCGAGGGGCTGAGCAGCGAATACCTGCTCAGCCAGGGTGTGCTGCCGTGGCGGCGCGAGGCTGACGAACTACACGTCGTCATGGCGGTGCCGCAGGACGGCTTTCTGACCAAGGCGCTGCACCTGGCGACGGGCCTGCGCATCCGTCCGGCGCTCGGGCTCGAATCCGATATCCAGGCGGCCCTCGATCGCCTTTACCTCGAAGCGGCAAGCCCCGACGACGAAGAAGACGAAGGTTTCGTCGGCGCGCTCGGCAGTGACAACGAGTTCATCGAGCACCTGAAGGATCTCGCCAGCGAAGCGCCCGTCATCCGCTTGGTGACCCAGATCATTGGTCGCGTCATCGACCTGCGGGCATCCGATATCCACATCGAGCCGTTCGAGGATGGCCTGCATGTACGCTACCGGGTCGATGGCGTGCTGCAGGCGGCCGAAAGCGCGGCTCCCAGTCTCGGTGCGGCAGTCACGTCACGCATCAAGCTGCTCGCCCATCTCAACATCGCCGAGCGCCGCCTGCCGCAGGACGGACGCATCCGCACCCGGGTCAAGGGCCACGAGCTTGACCTGCGCGTCTCCACTTTGCCGACTGTGCACGGCGAAAGCGTGGTCATGCGTGTGCTCGATCGCGCGAGTATCCGCATCAGTCTCGAGGATATGGGGTTTGCTGAAGACAACCTCGCGAGATTCCGCGACCTGCTGCTGCGGCCGCATGGCATCCTGCTTGTCACCGGCCCCACCGGCAGCGGCAAGACGACGACGCTGTATGCCGCTTTGGCCAAGCTCGACGCAACCGAACTTAAAATCCTCACCGTCGAGGATCCCGTCGAATACCAGCTCGCCGGCGTCAACCAGGTGCAGGTCCAGAGTCAGATCGGCCTCAGCTTTGCGCATGCGCTGCGTTCCATCCTGCGCCAGGATCCGGACATCATCATGATCGGCGAGATGCGCGACACTGAAACTGCGCAGATCGCAGTGCAGTCCGCGCTGACCGGTCACCTCGTACTATCTACGCTGCACACCAATACGGCCGTCGGTGCGATCGTCCGGCTCGAAGACATGGGAGTGGAACGCTACCTGATAACTTCGACCGTCAATGGCGTACTTTCGCAGCGGTTGGTGCGCAAGCTCTGCGAACATTGCCGTGAGGCGGTCGAGTTGCACGACGCCGAGCTCGACAAGGCCGGCATTGCGCGTTTCCTGCCGGAGGGCGAGCGGCGCGTGTTCGCTGCTCGGGGCTGTCCGCGCTGCAAACATACCGGCTACCACGGCAGGACTTCGATCCACGAACTGTTCGTCATGGATGACGCCGCCCACCAGGCGGTGCTGTCCGGCGCGGATGCGACCATCCTGCACAACGTCGCCCGTCGGGCAGGCATGTTGACTCTCTACGAAGACGGGCTGCGCAAAGTTGCCGCCGGCGTCACCTCGATGGATGAGCTGTTGCGCGTGACGCAGGATCAGAGCAATGACTGA
- a CDS encoding GspH/FimT family pseudopilin has product MTLPGDGDGGRGGFTLIELVVALAVAAVMLGVLPAALGRLYDAMEYRSTVRNMLTDIKAARLEAVRSGQAAVFTVDLEGHRFGVGAEPAEKIPEKLKVRAIVADTEIAPGERAGIRFYPDGSATGGSIELERPSGDGLRLRVDWLFGRVSQEPLGG; this is encoded by the coding sequence GTGACACTTCCCGGCGACGGGGATGGCGGGAGAGGGGGTTTTACCCTCATCGAGCTGGTCGTGGCGCTCGCGGTCGCGGCCGTCATGCTCGGCGTGCTGCCCGCCGCGCTGGGTCGCCTGTATGACGCGATGGAATACCGCTCGACCGTGCGGAACATGCTGACAGATATCAAGGCCGCGCGCCTGGAGGCGGTTCGCAGTGGGCAGGCGGCGGTATTTACCGTCGATCTCGAGGGCCATCGCTTCGGTGTCGGCGCTGAGCCTGCGGAGAAGATCCCGGAAAAACTCAAGGTCCGCGCGATCGTCGCCGACACCGAAATCGCTCCCGGCGAGCGCGCGGGGATCCGCTTTTATCCCGACGGCAGTGCAACCGGTGGCAGTATCGAGCTCGAACGCCCATCCGGAGACGGCCTGCGCTTGCGTGTCGACTGGCTGTTCGGGCGGGTGTCCCAGGAGCCGCTCGGTGGATGA
- a CDS encoding symmetrical bis(5'-nucleosyl)-tetraphosphatase has translation MAIYAIGDIQGCFREFRELVDQCGFDPSSDRLWLVGDLVNRGPASLETLRFVRSLGDAAVSVLGNHDLYLLKIAYAGASGRKRHDTLQQVLEAPDRDELIAWLRTLPLMHLEGGYAMVHAGLLPGWTAEPARALAREVEAVLSGDSCEAFLQHMWGNSPKAWRDDLAGWERLRVIVNAMTRMRFCTPDGRMEFDAKGPPDSAPPNHLPWFAHPNRASSDTTIVCGHWSALGLRMEPNLLALDSGCVWGEKLTAVRLEDRRVFQVHAGKQLGSF, from the coding sequence GTGGCAATTTATGCAATCGGTGACATCCAGGGGTGTTTCCGGGAATTTCGTGAACTGGTCGACCAGTGCGGCTTCGACCCGTCGAGCGATCGCCTGTGGCTGGTCGGCGACCTGGTCAACCGCGGACCCGCGTCGCTCGAGACCTTGCGCTTCGTCCGGTCGCTCGGCGACGCCGCGGTGAGCGTGCTCGGCAACCACGACCTGTACCTCCTCAAGATCGCGTACGCCGGCGCGTCGGGCCGCAAGCGCCACGACACGCTGCAGCAGGTGCTCGAGGCGCCGGATCGCGACGAACTCATCGCCTGGCTGCGCACACTGCCGCTGATGCATCTCGAAGGCGGATACGCGATGGTCCATGCCGGGCTGCTGCCCGGATGGACTGCCGAACCCGCCCGCGCACTCGCCCGCGAAGTCGAAGCCGTGCTCTCGGGTGATTCCTGCGAAGCGTTCCTGCAGCACATGTGGGGCAATTCGCCGAAAGCGTGGCGCGATGACCTCGCCGGGTGGGAGCGGCTGCGGGTGATCGTCAACGCGATGACGCGCATGCGTTTCTGCACGCCCGACGGGCGCATGGAATTCGATGCGAAAGGGCCTCCCGACAGCGCGCCGCCGAATCATCTGCCGTGGTTCGCGCACCCGAACCGCGCCAGCAGCGACACGACCATCGTCTGCGGCCACTGGTCCGCGCTCGGCTTGCGCATGGAGCCGAACCTGCTCGCCCTCGATTCCGGCTGCGTATGGGGCGAAAAGCTCACCGCGGTGAGACTCGAGGATCGCCGGGTGTTCCAGGTGCATGCGGGGAAGCAGCTTGGGTCGTTCTGA
- a CDS encoding cephalosporin hydroxylase family protein, producing the protein MDTNHPDRLAAADDVAERFHRWYYDNGVWETVRFLGVPCLKSVMDLWNYQEILFELKPSLIVEFGTRHGGSALYFSMIGQGINPLLRVLTVDIEDHLLDPQVSRVPAIEFMKCSSTDSAVAARITELRNSLPGPMFAILDSDHHQPHVLQEMLSLRSVMRSGDYLVVEDSNINGHPVLPGWGPGPFEAIAEYVRQFPDDYVRDEARECKFGFTFAPAGFLRRA; encoded by the coding sequence GTGGACACTAATCACCCCGACCGACTCGCAGCGGCTGATGATGTCGCCGAACGCTTCCATCGCTGGTACTACGATAACGGCGTATGGGAGACGGTGCGCTTCCTCGGCGTGCCTTGCCTCAAGTCCGTCATGGACCTGTGGAACTACCAGGAGATATTGTTCGAGCTCAAACCATCGCTGATCGTCGAGTTCGGCACGCGCCACGGGGGTTCCGCTCTCTATTTCTCGATGATCGGCCAAGGAATCAATCCGCTGCTGCGCGTCCTGACTGTCGATATCGAGGACCATCTGCTCGACCCCCAGGTATCTCGTGTACCCGCCATCGAATTCATGAAATGCTCATCGACCGATTCCGCTGTCGCCGCCCGTATCACCGAGTTGCGCAACAGCCTGCCCGGGCCGATGTTCGCGATTCTCGACAGCGATCATCACCAGCCACACGTGTTGCAGGAAATGCTGTCATTGCGCAGCGTAATGCGTTCCGGTGATTACCTGGTGGTCGAGGACAGCAACATCAATGGTCATCCGGTTCTGCCGGGCTGGGGGCCGGGGCCGTTCGAGGCCATTGCCGAATATGTCCGGCAATTTCCTGACGACTACGTCAGGGATGAGGCACGTGAGTGCAAGTTCGGCTTTACTTTCGCACCTGCGGGCTTTCTGCGGCGCGCGTGA
- the gspG gene encoding type II secretion system major pseudopilin GspG, whose product MFPLHMIHRPRHSSASGFTLVELLVVLVILGLLAGLVGPRVLGQLGGAKSKTTAVQVKDFEQAAELFKLDVGRFPNRDEGLDALTSRPGSAPGWNGPYLKKGEVPKDPWGNPYHYESPGKHTDIDIFSLGADNALGGEGENADIGNWQ is encoded by the coding sequence ATGTTTCCGTTGCACATGATCCATCGTCCTCGCCATTCCTCGGCCTCTGGTTTCACGCTTGTCGAACTCCTTGTCGTGCTGGTCATTCTGGGACTGCTGGCAGGTCTGGTCGGACCGCGCGTACTCGGGCAACTGGGCGGAGCGAAAAGCAAGACCACCGCAGTGCAGGTCAAGGATTTCGAACAGGCGGCCGAACTCTTCAAGCTCGATGTCGGCCGTTTCCCGAACAGGGATGAAGGGCTCGATGCGCTGACCAGTCGGCCCGGGTCGGCGCCGGGCTGGAATGGCCCGTACCTGAAGAAGGGTGAGGTGCCGAAGGATCCGTGGGGCAATCCCTACCACTATGAGAGCCCGGGCAAGCACACCGATATCGACATCTTCTCCCTCGGCGCCGACAACGCGCTCGGCGGCGAGGGCGAGAACGCGGATATCGGCAACTGGCAGTGA
- a CDS encoding ATP-binding protein: MNNTHSLYPRLIEARIAEAMADTPVVLVAGPRQAGKTTLVRQIAAQGMRYLTLDDELTLLAAKEDPVGMIRSLDRAVIDEIQRAPQLLLAIKKTVDEDRRPGRFLLTGSANLMALPTVADSLAGRMETLTLLPLSQSEMHGSTANWIDSAFAGQILKVRRAMVGDDLVEAVLRGGYPEAVSRATVRRRTAWVRQYLDAIIQRDVRDVAGIDKLDQLPRFLRALAQVSGQMCNYTQLGGQVGLDHKTAARYIGVFEQMYLLKRIEVWAKNRLNRVVKTPKVQFIDSGLLSTLADVTPALAQQDRGRFGNVLETFVFGELLKHTTTAEGDYQLLYYRDHDQFEVDFVIENAAGQLIGVEVKAAATVRESDLRGLKRLASIAGAQVKLGVILYDGMETLPLGDGLWAAPLASLWGQ; encoded by the coding sequence ATGAACAACACGCACTCTCTTTACCCACGGCTGATTGAGGCGCGTATTGCCGAAGCAATGGCCGATACGCCCGTCGTGCTGGTTGCCGGTCCTCGGCAGGCAGGCAAGACCACCCTGGTGCGGCAGATCGCCGCGCAGGGGATGCGCTACCTCACACTCGACGACGAGCTCACGTTGCTGGCGGCCAAAGAGGACCCGGTGGGCATGATCCGCAGTCTGGATCGCGCGGTGATCGATGAAATTCAACGTGCTCCCCAGTTGTTGCTCGCGATCAAAAAGACGGTGGATGAGGATCGACGCCCCGGTCGTTTTCTGCTGACCGGGTCGGCCAACCTGATGGCTTTACCGACCGTGGCCGACTCACTCGCCGGGCGAATGGAGACGCTGACATTGCTGCCTCTGTCGCAAAGTGAAATGCACGGCAGTACAGCAAACTGGATCGACAGCGCCTTTGCCGGGCAGATACTGAAGGTGCGACGGGCCATGGTCGGGGATGATCTGGTGGAGGCGGTGCTGCGCGGTGGCTACCCTGAGGCGGTTTCCCGCGCTACGGTCAGGCGGAGAACAGCGTGGGTCCGCCAGTACCTCGACGCCATCATTCAGCGGGATGTCCGCGATGTGGCTGGCATCGACAAGCTTGACCAGTTACCCCGGTTCCTGCGCGCGCTGGCGCAAGTCTCCGGTCAGATGTGCAATTACACCCAATTGGGCGGCCAAGTCGGGCTGGATCACAAGACTGCCGCCCGGTACATCGGGGTGTTTGAGCAAATGTACCTGCTCAAGCGCATTGAGGTTTGGGCAAAGAACCGGCTGAACCGCGTCGTGAAGACGCCGAAAGTTCAATTCATCGATTCGGGGCTGTTGTCCACGCTGGCGGACGTGACCCCAGCGCTTGCTCAGCAGGACCGCGGCCGGTTTGGCAATGTACTGGAGACCTTTGTTTTCGGCGAGTTGCTCAAGCACACGACGACTGCTGAAGGGGATTACCAGTTGCTCTACTACCGCGACCACGACCAATTCGAGGTGGATTTCGTCATCGAGAATGCGGCTGGCCAGCTGATCGGGGTGGAAGTCAAGGCGGCAGCCACGGTCAGGGAAAGCGATCTTCGTGGCTTGAAGCGGCTGGCGAGCATCGCGGGGGCACAGGTCAAGTTGGGCGTGATTCTTTACGATGGAATGGAGACCCTGCCGCTTGGAGATGGTCTCTGGGCTGCGCCACTGGCTAGTTTATGGGGGCAGTAG
- a CDS encoding glycosyltransferase family 4 protein yields the protein MGRSEELPAVDIHAKAPLQHAKLALISSQAYSIHNFRGPLIRDWVARGLQVFALAPDYDTASRDAVVALGAEPVDYSLERAGIRPLRDARDIFRLVRLLRRLQPDYAFTYFIKPVIYGTFAARLAGVPDRSAMVEGAGYVYSEESPGFSLRRRVLRAAVSGLYRAGLAAAHRVFFLNRDDIELFVRSRMVAAERAIMLGGIGVDLGWFAAAPPVTDPPTFLLAARLLAEKGVREYVEAARRVRAMHPCARFILLGSIDANPGSVSEAELRAWNAEGVVEWRGHVSDVRPAIAEASVFVLPSYYREGVPRSIQEAMAMGRPIITTDMPGCRDTVEPGENGWLVPPRNVDALVDAMIGFIEQPERIASMGAASRRLAEAQFDVRRANARILAAMGFE from the coding sequence TTGGGTCGTTCTGAGGAACTGCCTGCGGTCGATATCCATGCGAAGGCGCCGCTGCAGCACGCGAAGCTCGCGCTGATCTCGAGTCAGGCGTATTCGATCCACAATTTCCGCGGCCCGTTGATCCGCGACTGGGTTGCGCGTGGCCTGCAGGTGTTCGCGCTCGCCCCCGACTACGACACCGCGAGCCGCGACGCCGTCGTCGCGCTCGGCGCTGAACCCGTCGATTACAGCCTCGAGCGGGCCGGCATCCGGCCGCTGCGCGACGCGCGCGACATCTTCCGGCTCGTGCGCCTGCTGCGCCGGCTGCAACCCGACTATGCGTTCACGTATTTCATCAAGCCGGTGATCTACGGCACTTTCGCGGCGCGCCTCGCCGGCGTGCCGGATCGCTCCGCGATGGTCGAAGGCGCCGGCTATGTCTATTCGGAAGAAAGCCCCGGCTTCTCACTGCGCCGCCGCGTGCTGCGCGCCGCGGTCAGCGGCTTGTACCGGGCCGGGCTCGCCGCGGCGCATCGCGTGTTCTTCCTCAACCGGGACGATATCGAACTGTTCGTTCGCAGCCGCATGGTCGCTGCCGAGCGCGCCATCATGCTCGGCGGCATCGGCGTCGATCTCGGCTGGTTCGCCGCCGCACCGCCGGTCACCGATCCGCCGACATTCCTCCTCGCAGCCCGGCTGCTCGCCGAAAAAGGTGTCCGGGAGTACGTCGAGGCGGCGCGGAGGGTTCGCGCCATGCATCCTTGCGCACGTTTCATCCTGCTTGGCAGCATCGACGCCAATCCGGGTTCGGTCAGCGAGGCCGAACTGCGTGCGTGGAATGCCGAAGGCGTCGTTGAATGGCGAGGCCACGTCAGCGACGTTCGCCCGGCGATCGCCGAAGCGAGCGTCTTCGTCCTGCCGTCGTACTACCGCGAGGGCGTTCCGCGCAGCATCCAGGAAGCCATGGCGATGGGCCGCCCGATCATCACGACCGACATGCCCGGATGCCGGGATACCGTCGAGCCGGGTGAAAACGGTTGGCTGGTGCCGCCGCGCAATGTCGATGCGCTGGTCGATGCGATGATCGGTTTCATCGAGCAGCCCGAGCGAATCGCGTCGATGGGGGCCGCGAGCCGGCGCCTCGCCGAGGCGCAATTCGACGTGCGCCGCGCGAACGCACGCATCCTTGCGGCGATGGGATTTGAATGA